AAGGCTTGAGAACCCCACAAGGGGTCGCAAGAAGTATAACAGGAGATCaaccaaacaaaacatattttgctcaattcaagtctgttttttttcacatttctctgcatttttgCAATTTCACTGGTAAATTACTGGATTATTTAACCACTTCACATCATCAAAAactgaataaagaaagaaaatcacttATGTTGCAGAGAGCTCCATAAGAAGATCTCCTATAGTTGTATCCTAGTTAGTAGTGTCAATTTTCTTACCTTACTCTCAGCAAAGAAAGTACATTTCCAAAAGTGGGAACCTAAGGGTGGTACCTAAGGGATATAACATCTAGTCCTACACAATAGATTTCTTTTAGGGCATTCAACATGGTCTTAATCTATACTCCCTGTTTTTATGTTACTACTCAAACTACTTGTTATGAAGTGCTTCAAGTTTTTTATTCCAGGTATCAGAGTATGCATTAACTGCTTCTACTTCATTCACTCTGATAGTCTCAGCTGTCAGCAGTGGCCCCCCTGTCCTCCAGCGTGAAAGGAAGTCTCAGAAAGGGCAATCTGACTTCCTCTTCAAAGTGTTTTTGCTGTGAGGAAAGTGGAGGCTTATTGAAAATGTACCTGACGCTGTGAATTGAGAGCTAGATAAGCGTTAGAGTCGGACGAGGACGGGATATTCTGTCAAGGAGCCATTTTCAAACCATTTGTCTCTGCTTATGTCCAGCGTGTTTCACCATGTCTCCAACAACTATGGTCAGCCTAATTAGAGCATTTATCCCATTAGGACATGGTAACTTCCAGCGGGCCGTCTGCATGGGCTGATAATCTGCTCCTGTCTATTTCTCAGCTGTGGATTCATTTCCGAGGACCAGCGTTTGGACATTTCAAGACCTACGATTTGTTGTGTTGCAGTGACACAACGCACAAAGCCACACAGGAATAAGCACTAGTTGAGTACCTCTAATTAGAGCCTGTCAGTCAAACACTCACTTTGCTTTACCTGGAAATAGTCCAGAGTGGGCGAGGGACTGCAGAGTGCTTACTGATGCACAATATCGTTTTTAACCTGCAACAAAGAGCAGTTTTCTCTCAACAACATGAcactttagtgttttttttgacaaaagTGATATAAGTCTTGTCATCTGAAACAGTGCCAAGAATACATTAAAGGTAGAATTTAAACAAAACCCACAAAGTCCACAGGGAACTCCGCAACATGTCAATGAGAGCTATTATTCACTGTATATGATTAGAAAACAGGTGCCTCATCACTTTtgctttgaaaatgtattcatgcgGCATTTAAGCTCAACAAAGCCCAGGACACCACAAGCAGCTACCTGCACCCTAGAGGAGATGGTAATGAAGGTTATAACATATCAATGAGTCCCAAGACAcatcagtgacatttttcaagATAGGAAAACATGGCGACATCTTTGTTGGAGGGCCTTGAGCTGAACTGGATTTAACGTATGCCTGTGGTGTTTCTCGATGTCTCTCTCTGCCGGCAGAGTACAATCTAAAAAGCTCAGGCAAAGGCCATCACTTCATTCAGATACTCACTTTAAGTTAAACCTGCAGTGTAGAAGTCGTACATATAAATGAAGGTCTATTAAATTCAAGCCCTtgccaaatgagttcacacagtggcacttctagactttccaaatgttaccAAATGGATCATTTAGTGAGGGTTGTGTGAAGCTCAAAACTATTTATCCACTGCTTTACAGCTGCAACAGTAGTGATAGAGTCGGTTACGGTGACATAAGCACAtttcaacagtgtttttgtttctccaGCTTTAATTAacaatcataaaaaacacatttggacAACAGTCATTCTTGTATTTTAAACCAATCCCACATACTTAGTAGAGTTGTACTTAATAGACCAgcgtgtaagatttagtggcatctagccaaacagacttggcagaaatggaatataatattcatgttttaattagtgtataatcccatgaaaataagaattgtagtgtttttattaccttagaatgagacctttatatctacatgggGACTACAGTAGCCtggaatggacaaaccaaacactagcTCTACATAAGAAAATTTAAAATGCCGCTAAATGCCACTAAATACTACCCAGCAGTCCTTTAATATGTAGTTAAAAAAGCCTAAAAGCACAAAGGCACAGATCACAGAAAGAGATTGATGATTCATTGAACCACTCACATTGTTTTCTTACAGTAAAGGGGCACTtcaccaattttacacataaTCGTTTCACTCATTGAGAGAAGTACTAAGCCTGAGTGAGTCGTCATATTGTCTTCAGTGGCTCTAGGAGGAATGCTGcggtttgaaaaaaaaaaacccttaataATGATGTCTTCAGGGTTATTTTGGATTTGGATTAAGATTAATcatttctaaaaatgtattgagtTTAAAAGCAGTTGCTATTTAGGAGGAAATTAAGGTCCAATGAAAGAGTTCCAGTTGTATTACGAGAAATgaagaatttagtgtttttttgttaagtttcccaaactttatttttaaatgcaataCTAAATaccctttaaaatgaaaaattaagaATGGGCCTAATTTAGATCACTATCATGGAGTATTATCATGGAGTGTTCACTCACGTCCATTACATTGGTCTATTCATTTAAAACTAATAACAAGCAGCCCTAATCATCTAATAAGAACACAACAAGATAAAATTAATAAAGTTTGCATGAAACCCCTGAGAATTAACATCCTCTGTACAGTGCAATATAGCTTCCATCAAACCTATTTTCTCACCGTAAGTGgtgatgtcactgtttattattgattattttgtattattgctTTAATTCTTCAACTTTTACGAATCAATTAAAatccaaataaaacaaagatttttctcctgttttaaaCCTAAATCCTGGGAGAATCACCAGAAGACTCAAACTAAGTAGTCGTTGTCATTCATCAGATATCCTTCACTGATTGAATCGGTCACCCATGAGTCTCTTACAATCTTAAACTTCTTCCTAAAGGTGCGCCTCAGAGTCCTTAAATCTAGAAGTCTTGTTTCCTCTGCGATAACAACATGGGACACTCCTTCCTCCAACTTCTTCACCACCGTGCCTCCATGGTAACGAAACTCCAGCGCCCTGATGTCCAAACAGTTGGCGGGTATGGTACTTTTAGGGTCTCCTATGTCGGCGTAACTGTCCATGTAAGCCGTGAAGGGTCTGAACATGCTGGTGAGAAGATCATCCCAACCATATCGCTCCTCCACCTGACCAACGTTCACGGCCGCCGGTGAGTCCGCACCTCCAATGCGGTTGAACACTTCCTGTAGTTGCTGCTCGTCTGTGTCCACAAAGTAGCTATCGCCGTAGCTGTCGTACTCTTTGGCGAAGTGTTCCCTGGTGGATGGCGACATGTGGATCATGTGGCAGGGTTGCCATGGGACCACTTGCTTCTGGTCCAGGCACTCCAGCAGCCAGGCGGCCCACACCACGTCATGCTGGTTGGATGAAATCAGGTTTTTCACACGCATGTTCTCCATGCCGGCGATCACGCAGTAGGTTTCCCGTCCAGGATTTTGAACCACGATACCTCCACACCTGAAATAAAGATGACATCAGTATTAGTTATTTGTGATTGGATACGTTCTTAACAATAACTCtaaaaactctgcagctccactcAGTTCTACAAAGCAGGTcagcaactttactgttttggttttacggCCCATAACAATACTGCTTCGATACAGTCTTAGACTTACTTGGCCACACCCTTTTCCAGCTCTGCTTTTGGGTGATCTTCAGTCCCATTCAGGATGCAAAACTCCACATCCTCAAAcatatctgtctctttcttaATCCCGGAGAGGTCTTGGGACTTAAAGTGGTCGATGAGCCCAACCACCTTCTTGGGTTTGGCTACCATCTTGCGCTTCTTCTTTTGTGGTTCGTCGTTGTCAATGCGAAGATGCCGTGAGGCTAGTTTTCCCGACGCCTTGCTGCGAAACTGATCCAGCTCTGCCAGAGTCATGCACTGGTGCCACTCCTTATCGTCGCGAATCCTCTCAATTCTGGGGAAACGGAGGGTGCTGTTGGTTTTATACATGTCACTTCCGACTATCTCAGCCGCTTTGACCTGAATGATGACCGAGTTGCAGGGTTCGATGTAGACTTCTGGCTTTTCTGTTCCGCACAGGATAGAATCTGGTGGGTCATTTTTGCGGTAGACCTTCCAGTGCTTGGCTAGTTTTAAGCCAAGGTCATACAACTCCTTCATGGTGTAGCCAGAGCCAATGCGGCAGAATGAGTGGAAAACCGAAGGTTTCTCACCAGGCTTTGGAGCTTCGGCAATGCCACATAAGAAATGGGACATCATACCACCCCGTCTCCCTTTCCCCCAGTAGCCACCAACAATCAGCAGGTCAAGCTCATCCATCAAGCCATCCATATATTCTGGCTTTATTTTCAGCCATCCCTCCCCACGCTTGTCAGGTTTGTAGATGGATAAAGGATCCTTCACCATGATTCCCTCCTCTCTGTTGTCTATAGCGTCATTGAGGGCATTCACCACCTCCTGCATGGTTCTGCCGTCCGTCTTTGGCACTAGGTGCATCCTTCCCTTGACTGGGGTGAAAACTGTCTGCAGGGCCTCGTAGCGCTTCTTCAGTGTATCCTTTCCAAGCTTTTGGCCATTGACTAACAGCACGTCAAACACGCAGAAGCATGTTTGTAACTCAGAGTCATCCATTAGCTTCTTGATGTCAAATTTGCTCCCTTTCTGCATGAATGTCTCAGTGGTTGGGTTGTACGCCATCATCTCTCCGTCGAGGATGCAGTTCACGACATGGCTTTTAAAAACGTTGTGGATGTAAGGTGTGAGAGAACCCGCCAGTGGGGATCCTC
The sequence above is drawn from the Scomber japonicus isolate fScoJap1 chromosome 24, fScoJap1.pri, whole genome shotgun sequence genome and encodes:
- the lig4 gene encoding DNA ligase 4; this encodes MEGTSKSDPGGQLSVAAQVPFLHLCVTLEKIQKAKLRPEKSKTLGDFIESWRKFHSALHKDNPKTTDSFYPAMRLIVPSFERERMAYGIKESMLAKLYIDVLGLPKNGPEANKLLNYRAPTTSQGEAGDFAGMAYFVLKKRCTSQGNLSIKEVNDFLDSVAINNAGKQKDLVKKSLLHLITQSSALEQKWLIRMILKDMKLGISKEIVLQVFHPDAAELYNVNTDLNKVCQQLHNPTVSLSDVSIGLFSAFKPMLAAVANIRNVEKQMGNSPFYIQTKLDGERIQLHKDGDVYKYFSRNAFEYTQQFGGSPLAGSLTPYIHNVFKSHVVNCILDGEMMAYNPTTETFMQKGSKFDIKKLMDDSELQTCFCVFDVLLVNGQKLGKDTLKKRYEALQTVFTPVKGRMHLVPKTDGRTMQEVVNALNDAIDNREEGIMVKDPLSIYKPDKRGEGWLKIKPEYMDGLMDELDLLIVGGYWGKGRRGGMMSHFLCGIAEAPKPGEKPSVFHSFCRIGSGYTMKELYDLGLKLAKHWKVYRKNDPPDSILCGTEKPEVYIEPCNSVIIQVKAAEIVGSDMYKTNSTLRFPRIERIRDDKEWHQCMTLAELDQFRSKASGKLASRHLRIDNDEPQKKKRKMVAKPKKVVGLIDHFKSQDLSGIKKETDMFEDVEFCILNGTEDHPKAELEKGVAKCGGIVVQNPGRETYCVIAGMENMRVKNLISSNQHDVVWAAWLLECLDQKQVVPWQPCHMIHMSPSTREHFAKEYDSYGDSYFVDTDEQQLQEVFNRIGGADSPAAVNVGQVEERYGWDDLLTSMFRPFTAYMDSYADIGDPKSTIPANCLDIRALEFRYHGGTVVKKLEEGVSHVVIAEETRLLDLRTLRRTFRKKFKIVRDSWVTDSISEGYLMNDNDYLV